Part of the Kangiella geojedonensis genome is shown below.
GAGCCGTCGTTTAATGAATTATTGACCAATTTCGGTGTGGTTTACGAATTTACGGATGAATGGCGCGGTTTTATCAGCGTTTCAGAAGGCTTTAGCATGCCTGACGTGGGACGAGTTCTGCGCGGTATTGATCAACCAGACCAGTCGGTGAATACATTCTTAAACTTACAGCCAGTTCTGACTGAAAATAATGAAATTGGTATTGAATACTTTGGTCATGATTTAGCTTTCTCGGCGAGTTATTTTGAATCCGACTCAGATTTAGGCGCTCGTTTGTCGCCGAATGCGGATGGTATCTTCGAAGTGAACCGAGAAAAAACTGAAATTAATGGTTTTGAACTATCTGCTGAGTATTCGTTAACTCAAAGCGCAAGCATTGGTGCTTTGTATGCGGATAATGACGGTGAATTTGATAGCGATGATAACGGTCAGGTTGATACCAAACTTGGTGGTCGTAATATTGCACCGCGTCGCTTAAACCTATTCTGGAGCCATAACTGGAGCGGTATGGTGGACAGTCGTTTGCAGTTGAATAAGTTCTTTGACCGTAAGATTTATGAAGGTGCCGAAGCGATCAATAACTTCGAAGGTTACTCTACGTTGGATGCTTCCCTTAACATCATGACGGATAGTGTCGGTGAGTTTACTATTGGCGTGGAGAACTTGTTGGATGAAGATTACTTCACTTACTACGCACAAACGGCGGGTAATGATGGACGTAACTTTAAAGGTCGAGGACGTACATTACGTTTTAACTGGCTCTACTCGTTTTAGTTAATAGGCTTTAGGTAAGAGTGCCAGTGAAAAAGTTTTCAATGTTAATCCACAAATGGCTGGGCCTTGTGCTCAGCCTTTGGTTATTACTGATTACATTGACTGGTACCGTCTTACTTTACAAAAATGACTTGCTAGAATGGCAATACCCGCAATTAGATGGGCGCAGTATTGCTTCACAAGAGCAGGCATTAGATACACTTGCTTTAGATGTTGTTCAAGCAAAAGCACGCTTCAGCTTTGTTCCTTCTGAGTTACACCCCTGGGTGGAAACCATCGATGAGGCGGGCGCTCGCCACTACTTTTCAAATTCGGGCGAATTCTTAGTTAGTCGCGAAAAATACAGTGACTGGATCAGTTGGTTCGTTGAGTTTCACCATCACCTATTACTTGATGATCTTGGTGAAGAGTTGCAGGGTGTTTTTGGCTTGCTGACGCTGTTGGTATTGATCACTGGCTTCATTAAATGGTGGCCAAAAGGGCGTTGGCAAAAGCGCGATCTTAGCGTTACGTTTTCGCGTCCCGGCAAGAAGCGGTGGGGACAAACCTTGTGGCAATCTCACCGTACGCTAGGCGTGATTTTATTATTGCCGATGTTTTTACTGGTACTCACTGGTGTCGGCATGATCTACTATCAAGCATTCAATACTGGTCTAAACGCTATGTTTCCACAGCAGGCGCAAACGGTTGTGGACTACCAACCCATTATTAATGCTCAAAACAAAGAAGCGGAAAATCTTGGCGATGATTTTAAAACACGGGTATTAGAAGCTAAGAAAATTATGCCTGGCATGCAGCCGACCATGTTGTATCACGATCGGGATGGCATTCGCTTTAAACAGCCTGAAGAGTGGCACCCAAACGGTAGAAGCTCTATCGCGTTCGAGACTAATAGCAGTAAAGTCACAAAAATTATTGATTACCGCAATGAAACTGTCGGAACTCAGCTGTCACAAAAAATTTACCCGCTGCATATTGCGTCGGTCGGGGGCATCACTTATTTCAGTTTGGTCGTGATTAGTGGCGTTTCTTTGATATGGATTACGGTTAGTGGTTTCTGGTTTTGGCTGTGGTGTCGTGGTAAGAAAAAGCTGGCACAACAAAAGCGTAAACGGGTGTGACACATAACAAAAATTTATAAGATAAATAGAATTGGTTTAAAAAAATAATAATGTGATCAGCTTCAATGCATAAATGAAAACCAAATTTTGAACTGTTGCACGTTTTACAAAAATACTCTTCAATATTAATCATCTGTTTCTCAGATCAAGTATGATTAGCTTGTGTTTAGTCTAGTAAAAATATTCAGGAATTTTAGACATGGTAAAAACAATAATTAATCAAGTTGAATCCAATAACGACATTTCGCTTGTAGAAATGCTGGCAAGCAAAATCTGGCGCGAACATTACCTTCCTATCATCGGCCTCGAGCAAGTTACTTACATGCTTGGAAAGTTTCAAAGTACCCCAGCGATTAAGCGACAAATTCAAGATGGGGCACACTACCATTTAGTTTATGAGCAAGATCATCCTGTTGGTTATTTTTGTTATCACTTTGAAGATACCGCATTATTTTTAAGTAAAATTTATGTTGCCAAGGAGGTTAGAGGGCAGGGAGTAGGCCGGCAGGCACTAAACTTTATTTCTGAGCAAGCTGAGGCTCAATCAGCTAAGGCGATACGCTTGACCGTCAATAAATTCAATCTTGAAACAATAGCAGCCTATAAACAACTTGGCTTTGAGACTATTGATTCAGTAGTTAAAGATATTGGTGGCGGTTTTGTAATGGATGATTATGTGATGGAAAAAGCGGTTTAAGAAAACCGCTTTTTTGTGGTTAAGTCATTGTGCTACTTATTTAGTATCCTGCAGCCTGACCATCTTTACGAGATTCAGATGCACCACGATAAACGCCTTCGTCGTGGTCTCGCATGATTGCTTGGTATCCACCAAAGCCACCATTACCGCTTCTAACATCATGGCCTTTTTGCTGCAACTCTCGTATGACTTGAGCAGAGACGCCCGATTCTATTTCGACATAACCACCATCGGTGAGGTACTTGGCCTGACTTTCGGTTGGTTCTGTCGACCCCATGTGTTGCCAACGAGTAGCGTCACCAGCCTCTTGTAAATTCATGCCGTAATCAATCATGTTCACTAAGATTTGAACATGACCTTGAGGTTGCATTGCACCGCCCATAACCCCGTAACTCATAAACGGCTTACCGTTTTTGGTCACAAAGGCTGGAATAATGGTGTGGAAAGGGCGCTTGCCTGGCTCGTAAGCATTGGCATGTTCTTTATCCATCGAGAAAAGCTGACCTCGATCTTGGAACACAAACCCTAAGCCTGGCACCACAACACCAGAGCCCATGCCACGATAATTACTTTGAATTAACGAAACCATATTACCGTCTTTGTCTGCTGTGGTCAGGTAGATGGTATCGCCTTCGGTGAGGTTAGGGTTACCTGCTTGAACCGTTCGTGCTGCGCGCTTTTTAATAAGTTTTGCACGCTCTTTGCCATACTCTTCAGAAATAAGCGCTTCAATGGGCTGCTTTGAAAAGTCCATGTCAGCATAAAACTTCGCGCGGTCTTCAAAGGCTAATTTCTTAGCTTCAACCATCGTATGCAAGCTTTCAGTGCTGTTATAACCCATTTCTGCCAGATCGAAATTCTTTAGTATTTGTAACATTTGTAAGGCGGCGATACCTTGTCCGTTAGGGGGTAACTCCCACAGTGTATACCCTTTGTATTCAACACCTAATGGCTCAACCCAGTTAGAGTCATGTTCGGCTAAGTCTTCATAGCGCAGATAGCCACCGTTAGCCTTCATAAATTCATCAATTTTCTTGGCAATTTCACCTTGGTAGAAAGCGTAGCGGCCATTCTTAGCAAGTAGTCTGTAGGTATTAGCCAGTTCAGGATTTTTAAACATTTGTCCTTCACGAGGGGCTTTACCATCAATAGTGAACGTATCTTTGAAGCTTCCTGGCTGAGGGCTTAGGCGCGGAACGCTTAAATCCCAGTAATAAGCAATCAGTTCTGATACAGGGAAACCGTTTTCGGCATAATCGATAGCTGGCTGCAGTATTTTGTCCATCGGCATTTCGCCAAACTTACTGTGAAGTTCGAACCAACCATCGACAGCACCGGGGACAGAAATCGGTAGCATGCCGTAAGGTGGTAGATCCTCTCGTCCAAGCTTGGTCAGTTCTTCTTGAAGCTTGTCATATGTGAGGCCTTTTGGTGAGCGGCCGGAAGCGTTGAAACCATAGAGGCGCTGTGTTTTTTCGTGCCATAAAATAGCGTATAAATCTCCGCCAATACCGCTACCGGTTGGTTCCATAAGGCCCAGAGCTGCGTTAGCACCAATGGCTGCATCAATGGCATTACCGCCACTTTTCATGATGTCTAAAGCGATCTGCGTCGCTAGAGGTTGACTAGTAGCCGCCATCGCCTGAGGCGCTATAACCTCCGAACGGGTAGCGTGCATTTCGCCTGTGACGCGGTCGGCAGCTTGTGCCGATGCACTAAAAATGAGTGTGCCGAGAAGCGCGAACTTGATACTTTTTATGATCATTAGAAATCCCCCAAAGGTGATGAGTGACTTGATAATAAACTGTGAGCTACCGAAGTTAAAGCTTTGTATGGCGTGGTGATTCAATTTTGCATTAAAACAGTGAGAACGCTATCGCATACAGTAAAGTGGCGCTAGACCATAATGGCGGTGGTATAGGTTAAGGCAAGTCGCAGGGACACACATGTATTTCATTACTAATCGCGCTTATGATCATAGTCTGACAGGCTTAGATAAGTTGACCAAGCATCCGAACCCCAAAGGCCCCAACGAGCTCTCCGCGGTAAAAATTACGGGAAACGAATCGTTGCGGATTGAGCTGTTGGATGATCAGTTGAGTAAAGAAGAGGTCAAGCGTTATAAACAGGAATTCAATCTTCCTATTGATGAAGACGAGACTTTTTATGCCAGCTTAAAAGTCGCTTGTGAAGTGTTTCGTGAAGCCAAGCTGACAGGTAAGAGCGTGGTGTTGTATGTTCACGGTTATAACAATGACGTAAAAGATATTTATCAAACTGCCTGTGAAATAGAGTATTTATATAATGTTATTGTGGTGCCTTTTAGTTGGCCTGCTAATGGCGGAGGGGCGATGTCAGGCACCTTGTCCTACTTAGCTGACAAACGAGATGCTAGGGCGTCTGATGATGCTTTAAACCGTGTAATTGATATTGTTGGGCGCTATCATCGTTTATTGGTGCAATCAACTTGGAATCGTTTAGAAGTCGAGGCTTCTAATAAATATCCTGAAAACCCCACCAAACAACGAGAATACTTAGCACTATTGCTCGAACGATATTGTGATATTTCGGTTAATTTGTTTTGTCACAGTATGGGCAATTATGTGTTGAAGCATGCGCTAAAAAGCACTCTGGCTGAGTCTAGACAGCTCGTTTTCGATAATATTCTTTTAGTGGCTGCTGATACCAACAATGAAAAACATGAAGAGTGGGTCAAGGAGCTTCGTTGCCGGAAGTCGCTTTACATCACTATTAACGCAGACGATTTTGCTTTGTCATGGTCGCGACGCAAACCTGGAGAAGAACAAAAGGCAAGGTTAGGGCACTATTTACGTTCTTTAAATGCAGAAAATGCTCTATACATCGATTTTACTAACAGTAAAGCCGTAAATCGAAGTCACTCCTACTTCGATGGTGATACTGTTTCACGAAATAAAACCGTTAGGCGCTTTTTTGAAAAAGCGTTTACGGCTAAGAATCTGTTACCTTACTTAGAGTATCAGGTGCATAACAACACCTATCACCCTAAGTAAGCCTTTCCTTTAATGCATTCGTTGCATTATTTTAATGGGAATCGTGGTTTCAGCGTGATCACTGAGCAATTCTAAGTCGGGATGACGTGTGCTCATGATTTGCTTAATATGCGATTCCTCGGCCAAGGTAAGGTCAATCAGTAATAAATACTTACCTTCATCAACCAAGTGATAGAACTCTTTCAATGCATGGTTTCGTGATTGAAGGCCTATAAAGCCACCAAACCAAATACCGAAAGCAGTAAACAGAACTAAAGTGGCGAGAACGCCAAACCAACCGTAATTACCGCCGAATGCATTAGTCGCATAGAAAATAATGGCCATTACAATAGCACCGAGAAACCCTAAAATTGCACCTTTGCTGGCGCCATTAAGGATATCGGTTTTATACCAATTATTGGCTGCATTGAGACCACGGCGAAGAACTCGCCCTTGTTTTTTAGCAATGACATGTAGGTGATCGTCGGAGACACCAGAGACGCGAAGATCCTCGTAGGTGCTCTCCAGTTCAGCTAAGTGATCAGCCTTGTAGAGTAAACGTGACATACGAACCTCCTATTTGTCTTTAAGACTCTTTCACTATAGCAAAGCAGGCAGCAAAAGTCTGTGAACTCAAAAGAGTGGGTAGGCTACAGCTCGAGCTTTTGCTAGCGGCACGTTTTGTCATAGGGCTCATCAGTGCGAAGTGCATTATGCGACTTGTTCTTTAGAAAGCGATTATAAGTTATTGATTATTCGAATTTTTACCCAAAGTTACCCGTGTTTTTGCTGGTGCTTTGTGTGTTCGAGGCAGTATAGTACTGATGAGAATTGATAAGAATAGTTAAACACAAATTTGTAGGAGAACCATATATTCATGAAGTATTTAGTTGGAATGACTCTTGGTAGCATGCTGGCTTTATCCGCTGGTGCCCATGAGTTACCGAGTACCAGTCTTGATGCCAAGCAATCTGTAGTAGTAGCGACTTCATTTTCGCTCACCGGTAGCCAAATTGAGTCTAACTACAATAACTATGGTCAGTTTTTTGACTACAATTCGTGGCTTGATTACAAACGTAGCGAGCAGGGTAAGCCGCCTGTCAAAGGAGATACCTGTGGCGATCAGATGGTGACAGTGAAGACTTGTGGCCAGGTTGACCACTTTTATCAAGCCGCAATGGTCGGCACTTATACGTGTAACGCCTATGCTTCTTTACATGCAGCCAGCTACCCCAAGGGCTTAACGGCTCGCTTTACCGCACCAAGTAGTTTTGTTGATAATTTGGAAGCCGCGGACGGCCATCATGATTATTATGATGTATCGCAAGGGATTTCTTTCGACTGCGTCTATCCATCGAAAACGGCTCCTGCTGAGCCGGAGCCGGTTGAATACGCAACTTTCTAATCAACGATAAGCGACAAGGTTCTTGGCTGAGGTATGTTCTGCTGAGGTAGTTGATGCTCAGGTTAAGAACTTTGTGCTGTTGAGCGCTCTTTTATGAGCGCCATGACTTTATCTAGCTTACGCTCTAAGTGGTCTCTTTCTTGAGACTTTATCGAGCACTCAGCTAAGACATAGTGACTGGTTTTGACTACGTTTCTCCAGCGCGGGTTTTTCGGAATCTTATTAATATCAATGTATTTATCGAGAGAACGAGTTCTTAAGCGCCCATCATCAATAGACACTTTCCAAATACCACTTTTTTCCGCAAGCTCTATGCGATCGGTCTGAGTTGATTTTTCCCACAAGGCTAGGGTTTCGATTAATAGCTCAACCAGCAGTTGTCTAAAATCTGGACTTTGTTTATTGTTAGTTTGCGGTTTGTCCTCGTCAGAGTCACCTTCTTGTTCCGATTCGAGTAATAAGACTTTATCTTTATGGGTTTTAATTGATTGTAGTAAACGCTGCTTTTCCTTGGCTTTGCGGTAAATAATAAACGCAGCGATGAACGCTATGATGACTAGGATGAGTGAGATGATAAGTAGGGTGTTGGAGAGCGACTGA
Proteins encoded:
- a CDS encoding PepSY-associated TM helix domain-containing protein; this translates as MKKFSMLIHKWLGLVLSLWLLLITLTGTVLLYKNDLLEWQYPQLDGRSIASQEQALDTLALDVVQAKARFSFVPSELHPWVETIDEAGARHYFSNSGEFLVSREKYSDWISWFVEFHHHLLLDDLGEELQGVFGLLTLLVLITGFIKWWPKGRWQKRDLSVTFSRPGKKRWGQTLWQSHRTLGVILLLPMFLLVLTGVGMIYYQAFNTGLNAMFPQQAQTVVDYQPIINAQNKEAENLGDDFKTRVLEAKKIMPGMQPTMLYHDRDGIRFKQPEEWHPNGRSSIAFETNSSKVTKIIDYRNETVGTQLSQKIYPLHIASVGGITYFSLVVISGVSLIWITVSGFWFWLWCRGKKKLAQQKRKRV
- a CDS encoding GNAT family N-acetyltransferase; the protein is MVKTIINQVESNNDISLVEMLASKIWREHYLPIIGLEQVTYMLGKFQSTPAIKRQIQDGAHYHLVYEQDHPVGYFCYHFEDTALFLSKIYVAKEVRGQGVGRQALNFISEQAEAQSAKAIRLTVNKFNLETIAAYKQLGFETIDSVVKDIGGGFVMDDYVMEKAV
- the ggt gene encoding gamma-glutamyltransferase, translating into MIIKSIKFALLGTLIFSASAQAADRVTGEMHATRSEVIAPQAMAATSQPLATQIALDIMKSGGNAIDAAIGANAALGLMEPTGSGIGGDLYAILWHEKTQRLYGFNASGRSPKGLTYDKLQEELTKLGREDLPPYGMLPISVPGAVDGWFELHSKFGEMPMDKILQPAIDYAENGFPVSELIAYYWDLSVPRLSPQPGSFKDTFTIDGKAPREGQMFKNPELANTYRLLAKNGRYAFYQGEIAKKIDEFMKANGGYLRYEDLAEHDSNWVEPLGVEYKGYTLWELPPNGQGIAALQMLQILKNFDLAEMGYNSTESLHTMVEAKKLAFEDRAKFYADMDFSKQPIEALISEEYGKERAKLIKKRAARTVQAGNPNLTEGDTIYLTTADKDGNMVSLIQSNYRGMGSGVVVPGLGFVFQDRGQLFSMDKEHANAYEPGKRPFHTIIPAFVTKNGKPFMSYGVMGGAMQPQGHVQILVNMIDYGMNLQEAGDATRWQHMGSTEPTESQAKYLTDGGYVEIESGVSAQVIRELQQKGHDVRSGNGGFGGYQAIMRDHDEGVYRGASESRKDGQAAGY
- a CDS encoding alpha/beta hydrolase, which encodes MYFITNRAYDHSLTGLDKLTKHPNPKGPNELSAVKITGNESLRIELLDDQLSKEEVKRYKQEFNLPIDEDETFYASLKVACEVFREAKLTGKSVVLYVHGYNNDVKDIYQTACEIEYLYNVIVVPFSWPANGGGAMSGTLSYLADKRDARASDDALNRVIDIVGRYHRLLVQSTWNRLEVEASNKYPENPTKQREYLALLLERYCDISVNLFCHSMGNYVLKHALKSTLAESRQLVFDNILLVAADTNNEKHEEWVKELRCRKSLYITINADDFALSWSRRKPGEEQKARLGHYLRSLNAENALYIDFTNSKAVNRSHSYFDGDTVSRNKTVRRFFEKAFTAKNLLPYLEYQVHNNTYHPK